ACTGACCTGCTACGTCACCTACAGTGCTGCCAGAGACGAGACAATTCCATAAAGCGTTTCCATTACACAAAtctaggggtaatggaaacgcaTGACACCGTCACCATTATTCCAGGAGAAAAAGTTTAAGTTCTCAACAACCAGGTATTCCTTACAAGGTTGCAAGGGTAACACTTCGGATGTTGGAAATTAACAGGGTGGAACTCTTCCTTTCAGCCGCTGCCTCTACATTCCAGTGAGTCAGACATGGTAGGATCCACAGATTTATCAAACACTTCATAACACTTAGTGGCAATAACAGCACCTTCGCTGTTTTTCAGtcactaattaaataaaagaagatgacatcaaaaaataaaataaactagaATGACAAGATCAACGTGAAAAGATCTAACAGTTTGTTTTTCTGTACATGGTAACAGTGGTGATGAACGAGAGCAGATTATTTAAATTGGTTTGTGACctcacaggtgtgaacaatgcCATCAACCTAAAAATTCCTGTTGTGGAGCCGTACCTGGTAATGGCTTCTCATATAAATactatgcagatgatacacaACTTGACTCCCCAATCTCTGCTCAACCCTTAGCTTGTCTCTCTGACCTGTCTGGAAGCTTCCACTTCACCTGTCATAGACTGAGGTCCCAGTTATCTCTGCCCATCTTTGAATCTACCTCAATATTGCATGTAATACTGTCCCTTCCACAAAGGTTTTAAAAAACCTGGCTGTCATGTTTGATGGCCAGTTATCTTTCTCTGAACACATTGCCTCAAGTCTCCCAGTCATgccacattaaaaaaataagaccTTGCCTGACTCAGTATGCAACTTAACTTCTGATAAAGCTCGACTACTGCAATGCCCTGCTAGTCAGCCTTCCAACGTGTGCCATCAAATTAGGACAAAAAAGGTCCAGAATGTGGCGGCGTCTCTGGTCAGACGTGGACATGTTACCCCCGGGTTCACTGACCTGCACTGGCTGCTAGAATAAAACAAGTCTCTGACACGTGCCTACAAGGTGATCTTGACGTTTATATGAACTTGATCTTAAAGGCTTACAACCCTTCGGGAGGATCAACAACATCTTCAGAAATCGTCTACAGAGGGTCAAAGTAGGACCCCACCTTCCATCACTCATACCCCTttcccaccaaaccggttccagggctggttctgggcctgtgactacgtttacatgcagtcaacattcaggttattgctaatattccggttactgaaacattgggaatattctgtttacatggtaattaatcatttgggatatctggatcaaaccagcgacgcatggagaacatcatgacgcaattcccgtcatttccacttcttcttcctgtatccaaattcaaaactaatgctgcttcgtgcaacttttctctcaccttcttgtaaatctggctatcccggtactttctaccgtctacaaatgcagaaatgttcatatccttcattacatttatgaagtgattagtctcctcctggtcttggtttctccgtgtttataagaacttcctggactcaaaagaccaggattccttgtgaacagagcatgtgcagaaaacaaattcctgttccgtttgatggggatattccatttggcgtttacatgacccaatattcaggttttaaaagcagtaacccagggctcatattggggtttttaaaaaatatacggGGGAGGTTATTAAGatcaacggcaatagcaagacgggaacattttcaaataagctatgagtcaggtcctgctcaaggtttcttccctcctaaaggggagtttttcttgccactctttggcttaaggtttttctcccactaggggagtttttacctgccattgtttatgtaataactgctcgggggtcatgttctgggtgtgggtctctgtaaagcgtctagagacaactctgttgtattagacgctatataaataaaattgaattgaaaattaagCAACAAACTAATCTGGCagcgaagcagcagtggtctgaggaggagacgaccTGTCTTTTAGCGATCCGGTCCACGGAGGTGCTGCGCCGATCAAGTCCGTATTACAGCAAATACCTTGTTTTTGCTCCAACTTTTCGCGTCAATGCAaaacgcagcaacgtaactATTTCAGGGTGACAAAATGTCCAAAAAGGTGTATTGTGCCACATCCAAGCACAACTCTTCTGCAAACCTTCATGTTACATGTTTAACAATTTGAATACCACCATATCAAAAAATATCTTATGGGTAAAAACAtttgaagattaaaaaaaatgacatcaATTTTTGCACGAAGTTCAGATGTGTAACACTAATACACGTGAGAGCTATTTCCACTAAAATATATTCCAATCCAACAGTTTAGCTTCCCGTTTTACATTTGTGAAATGTCTACTGTTGACAGAGCCATTCAACTTACTGGCAACTTTTTAAATCATTACTTTGAATGATTTTAGACTATGCCTTTGCCCTATTACGGGACACAAGATTAAAAGCCATTTGTAATATCTAACAGCTTTATTGTGGCCAATAACTGATACTGCCAACACAGACGTGAATACAGGAATCTTAAtcaggtgtataatccaggtgccataaagtaaaaatccagtccagcagttgttccaaccatcactaaacCGGCTCCTAAGAGTCTTCTCATCATACTTAGAATCTACACTAGATCTtctcatggtgctttcagtcactactacactctctggaattcctctgcaggaactaaggtctgctccaacagtgccctcattcaaaagcagaataaaaacttacctttttgcacaggcaTTTGACTAAACTCTACATGGTTGGCTGGGTGAtcgcacttttgttaaaatggaattatgattgttattattgtttttctcttgtcatacttgttatctatttctgttattgtaaacttgtaattCCATgctatgtgaaatgtgctttataaatacatttgccttgcggcacctggattatacacctctggaatgtgctttaatgtttttttgtttttttttccacaaaatcaaaaatagttttgaatcaatcttaaattaagaccaattttgaaatggggtcagtctcaaagcaccattagtcaaatcattttctttacattaagcGGATATTTGCTCATTAAAACATGTACCTGTGGATCAGCcagtacatttaaaacaggtgttTCACTAACaaccaactacaggactgtctcagaaaattagaatattttgataaagttcttacagtttaagaaaactcaaatatcctatctcaaaaaatttgaatattctgggaatattaatcttaaactgtaaaccataatcagcaatattaaaataataaaaggcttgcaatatttcagttgatttgtaatgaatccagaatttatgacatttttgtttttttaattgcattacagaaaataaagaactttatcacaatattctagtgttctgagacagtcctgtacatgcagTGGAGCAGCTTTAGTGATGgctggaacaactgctggacaggattcTTACTTTATGGACCTGGATTATTATACACCTCTGTTAAAGGGCTTTTGAATCTAAACGTAATAGTTAACTAAAGTATATTGTATTATCCTGGATAATGTAAATACATTCAGAGATAACTGATGCCTCAAACCCTAATCCTGTCTCAGTTTGTAACTGTAAAGTTATATCTCAAGAACAGGGGAATGTGCATACAGGTGGGCTTTACCAAACCAGTTAAGGGTTGGGTTTTTACTGCTTCATCTTGTGTATTGTTGTATATCCCTAGCGTTTAAAATATGTTCAGTTCACATGAGGGAAACttctatttttagttaaaactgtcgGATGATGCAACCTACTCCACGTTCGCTcaatctgatttatggttccgcgttaaatcgacggcgtaacctagggcgtaggctctgcgtcggtgtgacgcggaaccataaatcagccttaactccagCCACAGTCCTGCGGCTTTAGCACTGAGAACTGAGCTACTACACACAACTTTAAACGCTGCTTACCCCTGCATGTCCTCTTTAGTCATGGCGATTTATTTGGTCTGACAATTACGAGGAAATATAGATATCTAAACGTGTATAGCAGCACAGATGAATAGGGAGAAACCCTGGATCAGCTGTTCGGAGCATGGACGGGACCGGAAGGAAGGGCCTGTGTAGCACCGGGACGCTCAGGATTCCGGTGGGAACAAGTGCCAGACTGTAGTTCCGGGAGACTTCCGTCCGTCCGGCCGGTAGATGGACAGAGTAGAGCAAATATTCCTGCCGTAAACACAGCAGGGAAATGGTATAAACTCAAGTTATGTTCTTagaagcagtactcgagttgtaaaaaacaatcaggggggacggtgggttttatcatatggggacagataatttgtgctgattacaaataatataatatattacaaataatagcagtgaccaaaacacctgcagaaatactgcaggaatgacatagcagcagttaaatgcagccttctgtaagctttaaatatccactggacttacatcaaatacatcaaaacacaacaataaaaaacacttttctgaacttatcaatatgactctgtccttcacaggataagtaacatggatcactgcaaaaactcacaatcttaacaagaatatgtgtcttatttctagttaaaatgtctcattttagtaaaaaaaatctcattacacttaaaacaagactcatcaatggaaaaaacaacaattttcacctgtttcaagtagattttcacttgaaataagtagaaaaatctgccagtgggacaagatttgttttgcttgtaatgagaagataaatcttgtcccattggcagatttttctacttatttcaagagaaaatttacttgaaacaggtgaaaactgtcaaataagttatttttctggtgttatttttctggtgatgactctaaatgttgaaatagcagtaaaaccacattcattgatgaaatgacataagggatggaaaggagggatggcagttttacagggggggatgatttggaccgtttttatttcaggggggatgatttggaccgtttttatttcaggggggatgatttggaccgtttttatttcaggggggatgatttggaccgtttttatttcaggggggatgatttggaccgtttttatttcagggggggatgatttggaccgtttttatttcagggggggatgatttggactgtttttatttctggggGGGGTGCcacccccccctcatcccccctcaactccagtattgTATGTAATGCATATAAACTGAAATCAAAGAGTAAATAATCAATATTCTTTAATGCggccattttattttattttatttgagaaTTTCAGTGTTTCTGATGAAAACATGCATCACACTAGGAAACTGCATGCCTGCCTGATCTTTGCCTATCTACATGAAAGTTAGTCTAATGTTGAAGAGTTTAGTATGGAATGTTGGTAGCTCCTGTTAAGTTCAAGTTTACGGTAGCTCTTTAACAAAACAGTTCATAGAAATTTATTTTCGCCATATCTGACAAAACATGATATGAATATAAGAGATCCACAGATCCAAAATGTCAAACCAATGCAGGAGGTGCATCtgtattttaaagtgctttttaaTGCAACAAGGTGCAAATCAGGTTGCAAATCAAAAGTTTGGAtcactttattttctgttacttCCTCCTGTTCAGCATCACAGAGATTGGCCGTATCCCAGACTTTAGAAAGGCCACTAACCTAACACACAAGTTTTGACTTTAAGAGAAATTGGAATTATCCCGAGAAAGGTTTTATTGTAGATTTGCAGATGCCAACTCAAGGTTGAACCATGAACCCTCTGGGTTTAAGTCCATcgtttgtttcttcttctttctttcttttacaagGATGAATTGTTTTGTTCACATTAGAGATTATAAATGATGAATCCTAAAAATGTTTGCAGGTGGGAGGCAAGCAAAAGAAATGTGTGAAGACTATATTTTCCCATCATGCAGACATTGGATTATAATAATGCATTGAATTAAACCCTAATGGGACTTATTGTTGAAAACATATGAAATCCAGGGATGAATTAGCTCAGTCTTATTTTACAAGTCACTTTCAAAGAGGTGTTTAATTTACATAAAAAGTGTTTAACTGACATTTATTGGAGCTAAAGCAAGGCCTGCTCTTTCTTTTCAGGACTATATTTAAACTCTTTTTAACATAGTTGTGGTTGTTGAATTTACTAGTGTTCTTGCTAACTCTACATATCTTTTCACCAAAAGAATTGACCCCAGCCCATGAATGAAGAGTATATGGACCCAGAGCAGTCTGATCCGGAGACGTTTGCCAGCATGAAGGAATATTAAGGATTCCAGGTTTGTATGCTAAGTCAGGATCATCTTGGGTCCATTTGCACCTGAAAAAACAGTCACCTCTTGTTTCAATGTGAGATACCGTTGCCCCAAAATGCCCAATGGGAATCACCTCACTCCTTTTCACACATGTAAAGACATGGAAATGTCTTTTCCCTTAGACTTTGGGAAGAATAGCTGTGCTGCTTTGTTGTATACGAGACCTTTGCATGGCTGCATTCACTCTGACATGTATTGTTGCTTGattccttttgtttttaatatgaaCTCCATTCTGTCCATGGTTAAATCTATTCTATAGCATGAGTTGTAGATGAAAAAGCCTTGAGAGCTGGATGTGGGGATGTGTTCAAAATGtgccattattattatgtctTATGCTGTTACTATCTTATTGTAGCAGATGCATCACTAGTGCGGTGGGGGTTAACATGCAAATGTCTTTAAGGAGCCATATGGCACTAATTGTAAGGTAAGATCTTATCTTTGGTCTTATGGCTGCTTAAGATACAAAATGAACAGATGTTCTTGCAATTAAAGGGCTCTCCTGCTCAGTGCTTCTGCTTTTTGTCATGAGACTCCCCAGGTTACTGACCCCACTGGTTAAACACAGTCAAACTGACATTTAAGAGaaacacctttttatttttacatcaaaaaatatatatcaaattgtaaaaaagcacaaaaaaaaaaagaataacaaaaaaaagcagcttGCAGTTCCCCGATTTTTACAAATATCCAGTGTGAAAGACAAGAAATAAATAACAGCTTTCAGATAATCACACCCCTTAAGTGCGAACACACTAACTATGTACAGGTTTATCAGAATTCAGCTGCCAGTCCTGGAAACAGCACAGGACGACACGTGAGTGAGCTGTAAGGATGAGAGCAGACGTAAGGGTGAGAGGAGGGACAACAGATCACTGAACAGTTGTTGCATGAGGACAGATCTCTCTTacagaaagaaaacagaaaaaggaaaagtaaaaccaTCACAAAAGACAGTTGCATTATTCAAggcataaaaaaaattaaatgtacaaaaaaaaaagtttgtaacaACTGTACAAAATGTAGTAAATATTTAGAAATTAAATTTTTACTTCTTTTGCCTCCTCGTGGCATCGAGGCAACGACTGAAATTCTGATTTAACTTGACAAGACACTGGAAGACTCAGACTCGGTCGACACGGATGAAATGTGGCCTCGCTTTTTGGTCATAAGAGTCACTTTTTGGCTGGATCTGCTGCCGAGAGTCAGTGCACTTTTGGTGGCGTTCTTAAACTTGGCTCCCAGGAAAGCGTAGAGGATTGGGTTCAAGCAGCAGTGGAAATACGCCAGAGCCTCCGTGATAGAAATCCACTTCTCCACCGCCTGCTGCAGCACGCAGGTGGGAGGGACCACGTTCAGCATCATCAGCGTGTCCAGGAAGATGCCGGCGCAGTAGGGCAGCCAGCAGCCGAAGAAACACAGGATCAGGATGACCGTGGTCTTCAGGGCTTTCTTCTTCAGGGCCTGAGCTCTGGCCCCCTGCGACAGCTTGGCGATGATGATGCAGTAGCAGACGAGGATGACCAGGCCCGGCAGCACGAAGCCCACTAGGATCTGCTGGAAGCGGAACGCTACCGTCCAGTTGAGACTGCTCTCCACCGGGTAGATGCGCTGGCAGATAGTCCTGGACTCGGCCGCGTCCTCGTTGTCGTCCCTGAAGAGGACTGAAGGGCTCACGTCCTGCTTCCGTGCAAACACCAGGTCGGGGACGGTTAGCACGGCGGCCGGCAGCCACACACCCACGTAGATCACCTTGCTCGCCAGCAGTTTCCTGGTGGTCTGGCTGTTGGTGGCGTGGACGACCGCCAGATATCTGTCAAAGCTGATGAAGGCCAGGATCAGCACGCTGCTGTACAGGTTGACGGTGTAGATCATGTGCACGGACACGCACAGGAATTGTCCAAAGTACCAGGTCTTGGCGGCGTCCACCGCCCAGAAGGGCAGGGTGAGCACGAACAACAGGTCGGCCACGGAGAGATGGAGCCGGTACTTGTCGGTCATGTTTCTCACTTTCTTCTGGTAGCCCATGACGATGACCACTAACAGGTTGCCGACTATCCCCAGGAAGCAGATTATTCCGTACACCGTGGGGAGGAAGATCTTGTTGAAGTCCTGGCTGAGCGCCGTGCCACACGCCTCCGGGAAGAACGAGTCAAAGTCTCCAGACCCATCCGAGCTGTTGTCAGTGATGTTGTCAAAAAATATGCTTTCAAATGTAAAGCCAggctgaaagagagaaaaaaaactttcaatcaatcaatcaaatgacTTTATTTCTCCGTTAGGAACTTGGTTTGTgtaaaagcatcagcatcagtgtgTGTACAGTTAACATATGTGACTAAAACAAACCACACAATCAATGTAAAGCAACAATCACAAGTACTGCTTAGACTTACATGCTGTAAACCACAGCATGGATAAAATAAGAGAGAACAAAGAGATACAAATAAGTCCCCCATTAAGTgcataataaatacattaaaggcaatgattttaaaaatatgtttaaaagcaggtacaaaaaataaataggtGTTTATGAGTGTGATGGATGGCATGGCTCTGTTTGTCCTGAATGTTAGTGACTTTTAACATGAGGAAACAGCTACAGTTCAAACTCAGGCATTTGTTGAAAAGTAGGAAAAAAGTATTTACAGAGCAAGCTTCTCACGTTTGGATTCCTctttaaaaatgacaaaatcagAAACTGAAAAGCAAAATCTCCCCCAACCGTGTGGTTAGTTTGAAAAAGCAGAATCCAGACTCACCTCCATGTTTACTGTGGACCCTTCAGgtaaaacagcagcagcagcaggactgggaggactgggaggCTGAGCCGGGCGAGTGTATAAGTAGCGGgggcccctcctccccccggggcccctcctccccccgggGCCCCTCCTCCTGCAGGGGCCCCGGGGGGAGGGGACCCCATAtccatctctcctcctcctcccatggagctgctgcgatacgtcaacgtcgccgccatattggatgttcaagactgcgctgtaaactaatacaagtaaatggacttattttcataaagcgcctttctacaaagaaatgtatgttttacgtctcatttattcattcacacacgcactaatatacctgggaaacagttagggaccaaatataatatatttaattttctcagatggcaaaaataagaactttattgatcccacataggagtaattcatgttgtatcagctatagagaacaaggtagtgctgaaaaacaatatatatccccctcacaaaaataagaatgttatttgttgtctgaaaaatggttcaaatgttattttattgtctgaaaaatggttcaaatgttattttattgtctgaaaaatggttcaaatgttattttgttacttgaaaattttaaaatatgttttattgatgagaaaatatgtttctctatctttcttatttttgtgaggggggggatatatattgtttttcggcactaccttgttctctatagctgatataacatgaattactcctatgtgggatcaataaagttcttatttttgccatctcataaaattaaatatattatatttggtgcttaACTGTTTCCCaggtatattagtgcgtgtgtgaatgaataaatgagacgttaaacgtacatttctttgtagaaaggctctttatgaaaataagtccatttacttgtattagtttacagcgcagtcttgaacatccaatatggaggagacgttgacgtatcagcagctccatgggaggaggaggagacatgggTATGGGAGGCCCCTGGGGCCCCCGGGGGAGGGCCcttcaccccccaccccccacccccgctGGGAGGAGGAGCCGCCGGGACACGCGGTCCCCAAAACAGCCTCACTATAAAATAAAGCCGCACACAAAAGCGGCTCCAGGGGCGGGACGCTGAGAAACAAACCCTTTTGTCTGCAGAAAAAACCCTCAGTCTGTTCACTACCGAGCATTATGTCATGAAGCAACTCACTCATCTCTACTTCTTTACACTGTTTGACGTAGAAATGTTGACTAtttgacgtagaattgtcaaattcaacgcacgaatcggcacagattacttttgtaatactatatttgacccggtctttgtacgttttgaccgtatagaaaagtacattgtaagaatgagatgtacctgctgtattctactgcccttactttttaacaacttgtgctttttattattttacctcttttcttatcattttatttaattttatttgtttttaatgttgatgtaaagcactttggattacctagtgttgaattgtgctgtacaaataaaccttTCGGGTTTGTCTTTGAAAAAAAGAGGTGCAAATTATCCACAAAGAATTTTGACGTCAATGAAAAAATGTGAAGAATGGAAGtttcaacttaaaaaaaaaatgtatttgcatGACGCTTTCCCCTCAAACAGCCcatcaaatataaatatatagcacactttgcttttttttctttagcacGTTTTGGTAAAGCACCCACATAAACTAGATTACTATGCTGCAACAAAACACCACGCTTGCAGCAGGAGTATGAATGAGACAACAGGCTTTTAAAGTTGTCCCTCCAGAAAAGGTATTTTGCAAATCGGTGCAATTTTAGGATTGTAGAAACTTTTCAGCTTAGCACCCTTATATATTTTGCAATTCTCTCCTTCAGTTTACCTTTCTCTGCACAGAGCACTTCCTGTCTGCTAACCGTTTCCATCAACGGAGACCAGTGTTTATCCACATTCTGTCACTTATCAAATGCTCTTATGTCTGTTCTCCTGAGTGCTAAATGAACCTCTATGGATTTAAACATAAATACCCAGTCGATAGTGTTAGATGTGTATCTGTATCTGTGTGGTGAACGGCGGTGCCAGCCCTCTCTGATTTCAGTTAGAGCAGTAAAGAATCCCCACCCTGCTCTCAGGCAGGCTGGTAGTTGTTTGAAACTCAATATCCTCTATGTGGTATGCAAATACCACTCCACGTCTTTGATATATGAGAGTAATCTGCATCCCTCTCCCCACACATACAGACTTTTCAGTAGAAATCATTTACCAGACAAATCACAATCACCTCTAAATATGTATAGAAAGTGCCTGTTGCTCGGTAGGTGTGGGCTAGATGGAAGTGTGATTTTAGTTCAGCAAAAAGAACTTCTTTTTAGAACCACAGTGGAATTTGAAAAGCACATTTCCCATTTGCTGACATGCCAACATCAGCAGTGTGCTGCAATATAAAGCATAAATAAATTACTCATCAAATTCAGGGAATCTGGGTACAAGGCTATTTCCAAGGaatgaatgataataattctttcttttttttaaaaaaaaaggtaaaagaatTTTCTGATATCCAAAATAAATGAACATAACATGAATTCCACATGTATACACATATTTTGATTCGCACAGTTTGATTTGCTGTAGGAAAAGTTCACAATGAAGTTGAGAGGGAGGTGACGGtgacaaataaattaaataactgCAGCCaaaatgattattattttacaatAACAACAGTGCACTGAATACTTTATAATATAATTAGGAACAACATCTTAATGGCACACAAAACAACCCTGATAGTATGTGTGGAAGTAGACACTGAGGCTTATCAAAGTATTTGGATTACTGAGGCTTATCAAAGTATTCTGATTACTCGTGCAGGAGTTTTCCCCAGGACTCCTGAGGAGAGGAGACTCTGGGAACCGGCAGCAGAGAAAGGCCACTGTATGGGTAAGATTCTCTTAT
This DNA window, taken from Cololabis saira isolate AMF1-May2022 chromosome 6, fColSai1.1, whole genome shotgun sequence, encodes the following:
- the LOC133446305 gene encoding C-X-C chemokine receptor type 4-like, translating into MEPGFTFESIFFDNITDNSSDGSGDFDSFFPEACGTALSQDFNKIFLPTVYGIICFLGIVGNLLVVIVMGYQKKVRNMTDKYRLHLSVADLLFVLTLPFWAVDAAKTWYFGQFLCVSVHMIYTVNLYSSVLILAFISFDRYLAVVHATNSQTTRKLLASKVIYVGVWLPAAVLTVPDLVFARKQDVSPSVLFRDDNEDAAESRTICQRIYPVESSLNWTVAFRFQQILVGFVLPGLVILVCYCIIIAKLSQGARAQALKKKALKTTVILILCFFGCWLPYCAGIFLDTLMMLNVVPPTCVLQQAVEKWISITEALAYFHCCLNPILYAFLGAKFKNATKSALTLGSRSSQKVTLMTKKRGHISSVSTESESSSVLSS